The Nicotiana tomentosiformis chromosome 2, ASM39032v3, whole genome shotgun sequence genome includes the window TGGCAGAATCTCAAAACCGCCCGCCGAGTACTATGTTTGTGCGGATGCTCTCAAGAACTAGCGCGAAAGGGGTAATGTCCACTGCCTGAGACGAGCAATTTCATTCTTCTTTAATTGTTGTTTGTTTCAATTCATGAAACTTATAATTGTTCTCCATTGCTTTTTATACTGCAGGGTTCCTCGGGCCAATACATTCGGGCGACACTTCCATATATCCGGACAGAGATTCCTATCATTATCGTGTTTCGAGCTCTAGGTTTTGTGGCTGATAAGGATATATTGGAACATATTTGTTATGATTTCAATGATACTCAAATGATGGAGTTGTTGCGTCCGTCTTTGGAAGAAGCTTTTGTTATACAAAACCAACAGGTACTTTTTGGTTCTTGTGGTTTTTTTTAATTAACCTCCCAAgctctttcttttctttgatgATGTTGCTAAAATAGGAAGCTTATTTGACAAAGTGCTATCTCGATTCAGTGTATTGTTGTTCGCTGCTGCTATCGTCTTTGAGTTCATTCTTTAATTATGTGATTCTGTTAGGTTGCTCTTGACTACATCGGGAAGAGAGGGGCTACAGTTGGTGTTACAAGGGAAAAGAGGATAAAGTAAGTGTATTGAAGTTGCCTAAACATATTGTTCCTGTGACCTTTTGAAGCATGTGAATAAATGCTCTCAAATCAATGTTTTGCAGGTATGCCAAAGAGATTCTTCAGAAAGAAATGCTTCCTCATGTTGGGATTGGAGAGTATTGTGAAACAAAGAAAGCTTATTATTTTGGGTAGGGCATCCTCTTTTTGTTTTGAAGAAATGATGCGTTAGTTCCTTTtactaccccccccccccccccccccaattttagTTAGTGGTGGATGTGTCTCAGGATTTTGAAACTACTCATCTCAGGTATATCATCCACCGGCTTCTGTTGTGTGCACTTGGCCGAAGGGCTGAGGATGATAGGGATCACTATGGAAATAAGAGACTGGATCTTGCTGGTCCTTTGCTTGGTGGCCTGTTTCGAATGGTAGGTTTGTTCTTATATtagcatttgttttacactgttGTACACATCATTTCTGATCTTTGTTTCTTGGGTTCCGGCTGTCAATGCAGCTTTTTAGAAAGTTGACAAGGGATGTTAGAGCCTATGTTCAGAAGGTAAATGCACAGACCTTCTCTTTGTGGCGTCATTGGCTGAATATTTTGTTTGTGCCAACTCTTCTTATTGTTTATGTGTCCTTCAGTGTGTTGACAATGGAAAAGATGTAAACCTACAATTTGCAATCAAAGCTAAAACCATTACCAGTGGGCTGAAATACTCTCTTGCTACTGGAAACTGGGGGCAAGCTAATGCAGCGGGTACAAGAGCTGGTGTTTCACAGGTCAGCTAGCTATTTAATCAGTTGACGACAGGATTGATTAATCTTCTTCCTCGGATTAATAATACTGTTTGTCGATATGTTCCAGGTGTTGAATCGTCTGACTTATGCTTCTACTTTGTCTCACTTGCGAAGGTTGAACTCCCCTATAGGACGAGAAGGTGATTGATTTTTCTTCTATATCGCCATTTTGTTTATGATATATGTGATTCTACTTTTTGATAGTATTTTGATGTAGTTCGTTTCCCACATAATCAATCATCTGCCCTAATCTCAAACTAGTTGGGGTTGGCTAAATCACGTCCCTGTTAATCTTTCAGAGAACACCAAAGCAAATGTCAAACTAGTTGGTAGTTGGTTATTACTAGTtctgtttcctttttttttcctttgttaTTTAGGTTTTGCTGTTTTTGTTTACCAGGGAAACTGGCCAAACCAAGGCAATTGCATAATTCACAATGGGGAATGATGTGTCCTGCAGAAACACCAGAAGGTCAAGTAAGTGACTGCTCTCCTGTGGAGCTTCTGCTATACCAGGATGTGGCTGGATCAGCCCCTCCCTTTCTCCCATCCCTCTAATAAAACCCATAGAATGCAAACAGGAATGAGATTCTTCGGAGACTGATTCATCACTTCATGTTCTACTTGTCATCTGATTAGGCATGTGGGCTGGTGAAGAATCTAGCCTTAATGGTTTATATAACAGTTGGTTCAGCGGCATATCCAATTCTGGAGTTTTTGGAAGAGTGGGGTACTGAGAACTTTGAGGTGAGTAAATCTCAGTGTGTCGGGATGTTTGTGGGTCTGCTTAATTATTCTGTATTTTCTTTACTCTATTAAGTGTGATGATGATATGGTCTTCCTTGGCTCACCATTGCTTTTCTGTAAATCTAGGAAATTTCTCCTGCCGTTATTCCACAGGCTACAAAGATCTTTGTCAATGGTACCTGGGTGGGAATTCATCGCGATCCTGACATGTTGGTGAGAACACTCAGACGACTTAGGAGAAGGGTAAGAAACAAACTACACTAACTTTGAGTGGATGATATTACTTGTACCGTCTGAAGCATATATTGGAGGATGGTAAAAGCCATATAATTACATAGTAATCTGGAAAAACAGCTATGTGATGTCAGTTCTATATATCTTTGATTTGTTATATATTACAGCCATGCTCTTATCCAACCATTGTAAACATATGGATGTTGAGTTGGAAGTACAGTACTGCACCTTTATTCTGGCTTACAAACTGATATTGTCTAGTGGTTTCTACTAAGTTCTCTGGTCTCAACCTTTAGGCACCCTCTTAAACACTCTTGGCCTCCTATATATTATCACTTGAAACGGGAGCTTCTGCATTTACTTTGGTTATTTTGCATAAGTGCCTTTATTTCTGTTTTATGCAGGTTGATGTCAATACTGAGGTCGGGGTAGTTCGTGATATCCGTTTGAAAGAACTTCGAATTTATACCGACTATGGGAGGTGCAGTCGTCcattatttattgtggaaaagcAAAGGCTGCTGATCAAGAAGAAGGATATTCAAACATTGCAACAACGGGTAtgctaaccccccccccccccccccccaatcgcTTTGGTCAAACTCATGGTTGCTTGGAAGTTTGAACTTCCCTTTGCTTCAGTTACTTACATATTCAGTATTCTTTTTTCAGGAATCACCTGAAGAGGGTGGCTGGCATGATCTGGTGGCTAAGGGATACATCGAGTACATTGACACTGAAGAAGAAGAAACAACGATGATTAGCATGACTATAAATGTGAGTGGTCAGCAGAGGTCTTGCTATTTTAACCCTTTCTGATTTATACTGAGATGCTGAAATGCTGATGTTAATGTTTCTAGGATCTTGTGCAAGCACGCCTTAATCCTGAGGAAGCTTATTCTGATACCTATACCCATTGTGAGATTCACCCGTCACTAATATTGGGTGTCTGTGCATCAATTATTCCGTTTCCTGATCATAATCAGGTGAGTTATGTTTTGGTTGTGATTTCTCTTGTCAAGTTGTTTCTGATCTACTAATCTTCTGTGTTTATTTGTTTTCTTATCAGTCTCCCCGTAATACTTATCAGTCAGCTATGGGTAAGCAAGCCATGGGGATTTATGTTACCAACTACCAATTTCGGATGGTAGGGAGCCTACTTATTTCTCTCCATAACATTTGAGAGGCTTTTGTTTTCAATCCGTCAAGGTGACAATTTTTTTCTTCTGGCAGGACACATTGGCCTATGTGCTTTATTATCCTCAGAAGCCTCTTGTCACAACACGGGCCATGGAACACTTGCATTTCAGGCAACTGCCTGCGGGCATCAATGCAATTGTTGCCATTTCCTGCTACTCTGGATACAATCAGGAGGATTCTGTCATTATGAATCAGTCATCGATTGATCGTGGATTTTTCCGATCGCTATTTTTCCGCTCATACAGGGATGAGGAAAAGAAGATGGGGACATTGGTCAAGGAGGACTTTGGACGTCCTGATAGAGCTTCTACTATGGGTATGCGGCATGGTTCTTATGATAAGTTGGATGATGATGGTCTTGCCCCTCCGGGAACTAGAGTTTCTGGTGAGGATGTAATCATTGGGAAGACAACTCCCATTTCTCAAGATGATGCACAAGGGCAAGCCTCTCGCTATACAAGGAAAGATCACAGTACCAGTCTCCGCCATAGTGAAACTGGAATGGTAGATCAGGTTCTATTAACAACAAATGCTGACGGGCTCAGATTTGTTAAAGTAAGGGTTAGATCAGTCCGCATTCCTCAAATTGGGGACAAGTTTAGCAGTAGGCATGGTCAGAAGGGAACAGTTGGCATGACGTATACACAAGAAGATATGCCATGGACTGTGGAAGGCATTACTCCTGATATCATTGTGAATCCTCATGCTATTCCTTCTCGAATGACTATCGGTCAGCTGATTGAGTGTATTATGGGAAAGGTTGCCGCACACATGGGAAAAGAAGGTGATGCCACTCCCTTTACAGATGTTACTGTGGATAACATCAGCAAAGCTTTGCATAAATGTGGATACCAGATGCGTGGTTTTGAGACCATGTACAATGGTCACACTGGGCGGCGGCTTAGTGCAATGATATTCCTTGGTCCCACGTACTACCAGAGACTGA containing:
- the LOC104099860 gene encoding DNA-directed RNA polymerase II subunit RPB2 translates to MDTEEEYEQQYNNDDDEEEITQEDAWAVISAYFEEKGLVRQQLDSFDEFIQNTMQEIVDESADIEIRPESQHNPGHQSDFAETIYKINFGQIYLSKPMMTESDGETATLFPKAARLRNLTYSAPLYVDVTKRVIKKGHDGEEVTETQDFTKVFIGKVPIMLRSSYCTLYQNSEKDLTELGECPLDQGGYFIINGSEKVLIAQEKMSTNHVYVFKKRQPNKYAFVAEVRSMAESQNRPPSTMFVRMLSRTSAKGGSSGQYIRATLPYIRTEIPIIIVFRALGFVADKDILEHICYDFNDTQMMELLRPSLEEAFVIQNQQVALDYIGKRGATVGVTREKRIKYAKEILQKEMLPHVGIGEYCETKKAYYFGYIIHRLLLCALGRRAEDDRDHYGNKRLDLAGPLLGGLFRMLFRKLTRDVRAYVQKCVDNGKDVNLQFAIKAKTITSGLKYSLATGNWGQANAAGTRAGVSQVLNRLTYASTLSHLRRLNSPIGREGKLAKPRQLHNSQWGMMCPAETPEGQACGLVKNLALMVYITVGSAAYPILEFLEEWGTENFEEISPAVIPQATKIFVNGTWVGIHRDPDMLVRTLRRLRRRVDVNTEVGVVRDIRLKELRIYTDYGRCSRPLFIVEKQRLLIKKKDIQTLQQRESPEEGGWHDLVAKGYIEYIDTEEEETTMISMTINDLVQARLNPEEAYSDTYTHCEIHPSLILGVCASIIPFPDHNQSPRNTYQSAMGKQAMGIYVTNYQFRMDTLAYVLYYPQKPLVTTRAMEHLHFRQLPAGINAIVAISCYSGYNQEDSVIMNQSSIDRGFFRSLFFRSYRDEEKKMGTLVKEDFGRPDRASTMGMRHGSYDKLDDDGLAPPGTRVSGEDVIIGKTTPISQDDAQGQASRYTRKDHSTSLRHSETGMVDQVLLTTNADGLRFVKVRVRSVRIPQIGDKFSSRHGQKGTVGMTYTQEDMPWTVEGITPDIIVNPHAIPSRMTIGQLIECIMGKVAAHMGKEGDATPFTDVTVDNISKALHKCGYQMRGFETMYNGHTGRRLSAMIFLGPTYYQRLKHMVDDKIHSRGRGPVQILTRQPAEGRSRDGGLRFGEMERDCMIAHGAAHFLKERLFDQSDAYRVHVCERCGLIAIANLKKNSFECRGCKNKTDIVQVHIPYACKLLFQELMAMAIAPRMLTKDVKQAKDQKKKGA